A region of Nocardioides sp. JS614 DNA encodes the following proteins:
- a CDS encoding HhH-GPD-type base excision DNA repair protein encodes MAFHITGEPASDSVLDQHPFAIIAGMMLDQQYPMEHAFRGPAKVLDRFGSLEPARIAAADPEEFAALCASPPAIHRFPGSMAARLQALAALVEERYDGHAERLWEEATTGKELLARVLELPGFGKQKAQIFVALVAKQLGVRPDGWEAAVGAYAEPGYRSVADVVDADSLQKVRDHKKQQKAAARTAG; translated from the coding sequence ATGGCCTTCCACATCACCGGCGAGCCGGCGAGCGACTCCGTCTTGGACCAGCATCCGTTCGCGATCATCGCCGGGATGATGCTCGACCAGCAGTACCCGATGGAGCACGCCTTCCGGGGCCCGGCCAAGGTCCTGGACCGGTTCGGCAGCCTGGAGCCGGCGCGGATCGCGGCCGCGGACCCCGAGGAGTTCGCAGCCCTGTGTGCGAGCCCGCCGGCGATCCACCGCTTCCCGGGCTCGATGGCGGCCCGGCTTCAAGCGCTGGCGGCGCTCGTCGAGGAGCGGTACGACGGTCACGCGGAGCGACTGTGGGAGGAGGCGACCACCGGCAAGGAGCTGCTCGCCCGGGTGCTGGAGCTGCCCGGCTTCGGCAAGCAGAAGGCGCAGATCTTCGTCGCCCTGGTCGCCAAGCAGCTCGGCGTCCGCCCCGACGGGTGGGAGGCCGCGGTCGGTGCCTACGCCGAGCCGGGCTACCGCTCCGTGGCCGACGTCGTCGACGCCGACTCGCTGCAGAAGGTCCGCGACCACAAGAAGCAGCAGAAGGCCGCCGCCCGGACCGCTGGCTAG